A DNA window from Sulfitobacter noctilucicola contains the following coding sequences:
- a CDS encoding ATP-binding protein translates to MNMQTSNVVAPPPPKRLEEMKLPIVMMRDIIIKTIFRKNIDLVSELAAAVCLPIPVTQELVDMARTQRLIEATGTLNANNGNEMGYQLTDTGKARALDALAQSEYFGPMPVPLDVYREQVKRQSVRNIQVTREQLLGAMGHLVLPDSLLDHLGPAVSAGRSILMYGPPGNGKSSISNGIRDALGDKIYVPFAIEYSSQVITVFDPIVHSKAEENIQDPNSLRRVTRFDTRYVCCERPTVITGGELTTDMLDLVYNPTAKTYQAPLQLKSTGGIFIVDDLGRQKEPPQSIVNRWIVPLEESKDILALQSGEKFEVPFDTLVIFSTNFHPNEIFDQAALRRIFFKIKIDGPNQQNFLKIFAMVAKKRGMPLDEATLVHLLKVKYPTIENIYANYQPIFLIDQMIAICEFEGIPYQMSPDLVDRAWANMFVKEEHIVK, encoded by the coding sequence ATGAACATGCAGACATCAAACGTCGTGGCCCCTCCACCGCCAAAGCGGTTGGAAGAAATGAAACTGCCCATCGTCATGATGCGCGACATCATCATCAAGACGATATTCCGCAAAAACATTGATCTGGTCAGCGAACTGGCTGCCGCTGTCTGCCTGCCAATCCCTGTCACGCAGGAGCTGGTCGATATGGCCCGCACCCAGCGCTTGATCGAGGCAACAGGCACACTCAACGCCAACAATGGCAACGAGATGGGGTATCAGCTGACCGATACCGGGAAGGCGCGCGCGCTGGATGCCTTGGCACAGTCCGAATACTTCGGTCCCATGCCTGTGCCGCTTGACGTCTACCGCGAGCAGGTCAAACGCCAGTCGGTCCGCAATATTCAGGTGACGCGCGAACAATTGCTCGGTGCCATGGGCCACTTGGTTCTGCCCGACAGCCTGTTGGATCACTTGGGTCCTGCGGTCAGCGCAGGCCGGTCGATCCTCATGTACGGCCCTCCCGGAAACGGCAAATCCTCGATCTCCAACGGTATCCGCGATGCGCTGGGCGACAAAATTTATGTCCCTTTTGCAATCGAATACAGCTCACAGGTTATCACAGTTTTCGATCCCATCGTGCATTCGAAGGCCGAAGAGAACATTCAGGACCCCAATTCCCTGCGGCGTGTCACGCGGTTTGATACCCGGTACGTCTGCTGTGAACGGCCGACCGTCATCACCGGCGGTGAGCTTACGACAGACATGCTGGATCTTGTTTATAACCCGACAGCCAAAACCTATCAGGCCCCGCTACAGCTGAAATCCACCGGTGGTATCTTCATCGTGGACGACCTTGGTCGTCAGAAAGAACCACCACAGAGCATTGTAAACCGCTGGATTGTTCCGCTTGAAGAAAGCAAGGATATCCTTGCGCTGCAATCAGGTGAGAAGTTCGAGGTGCCATTCGATACGCTTGTTATCTTCTCGACCAACTTCCACCCGAACGAGATTTTTGACCAAGCTGCCTTGCGTCGTATTTTCTTCAAGATCAAGATCGATGGCCCCAACCAACAGAACTTCCTCAAGATTTTCGCGATGGTCGCGAAAAAGCGCGGAATGCCTTTGGACGAGGCGACACTGGTTCACCTGCTTAAGGTGAAGTACCCGACCATCGAAAACATCTATGCCAACTATCAGCCGATCTTTTTGATCGACCAGATGATTGCGATCTGCGAATTCGAAGGCATCCCTTACCAGATGTCGCCTGACCTTGTGGACCGCGCTTGGGCAAACATGTTTGTGAAAGAGGAACACATCGTTAAGTAA
- a CDS encoding prepilin peptidase, translated as MAITAAQAMWFLPFVLPICLYVAFTDMAQMRITNQSVIVLALVFIVLGLFLMPFEIYLWRLAAMVIVLIVGVIMNAAGALGAGDAKFLAAAAPFVALGDLRLLMALFMATLLAAAVAHKGVKYTPLRNLAPHWTSWEQGKKFPMGLALGPVLAIYLVLGALYGAR; from the coding sequence ATGGCGATTACTGCCGCACAAGCGATGTGGTTTCTGCCCTTCGTGCTACCGATCTGTCTTTACGTTGCGTTCACGGACATGGCGCAAATGCGGATCACCAATCAGTCCGTGATCGTGCTGGCGCTTGTGTTTATCGTGCTCGGACTATTCCTGATGCCGTTTGAAATATATCTCTGGCGGCTTGCTGCGATGGTTATCGTGCTGATTGTCGGCGTGATTATGAACGCTGCGGGTGCCTTGGGTGCAGGCGACGCCAAGTTTCTGGCCGCCGCCGCCCCGTTTGTCGCTTTGGGTGATCTGCGCCTGCTTATGGCGCTTTTCATGGCGACACTGCTTGCCGCCGCTGTCGCGCACAAGGGGGTCAAATATACCCCCCTGCGCAATCTCGCGCCTCATTGGACCAGCTGGGAACAAGGTAAAAAGTTCCCTATGGGGCTCGCTCTTGGTCCGGTACTGGCAATCTATCTTGTATTGGGGGCGCTTTATGGCGCACGCTGA
- a CDS encoding tetratricopeptide repeat protein has product MRHPILLAVCIAGASVVAGCAEKDANATVERAFEDVNALDGNDLSDVMLTVADPNEAVSYFQRVTAEKPDNIDHQRGLAASLVRAKRPTEAVPAWKRVTEMPGTSSNDHVEYADALIRSGDWATAETVLDKVPPTHETFKRYRLEALVADSNKEWKKADSFYQTAVGLTTTPGSVMNNWGYSKLTRGDYPEAERLFSDAIRQDGELFTAKNNLILARAAQRDYTLPVIPMDQTERAQLLHTMALSAIKQGDVQTGKALLREAIDTHPQHFEAAVRSLRALEDG; this is encoded by the coding sequence ATGCGCCACCCTATCCTTCTGGCCGTCTGCATTGCAGGCGCGAGCGTAGTTGCAGGCTGCGCGGAAAAAGATGCTAACGCCACCGTTGAACGGGCCTTTGAGGACGTGAATGCGCTGGATGGCAACGATCTCTCTGATGTGATGCTGACAGTTGCGGACCCCAACGAGGCGGTATCGTATTTTCAGCGTGTGACGGCGGAAAAGCCGGACAACATTGATCACCAGCGTGGTCTGGCGGCCTCATTGGTGCGGGCCAAGCGCCCCACCGAAGCGGTACCTGCTTGGAAGCGCGTGACGGAAATGCCGGGCACATCATCCAACGACCATGTTGAATATGCCGATGCGCTGATCCGGTCTGGCGACTGGGCAACTGCCGAAACGGTACTGGACAAGGTGCCGCCGACTCATGAGACCTTTAAGCGCTACCGCCTTGAGGCGCTGGTCGCCGACAGCAACAAGGAATGGAAGAAAGCGGACAGCTTTTACCAAACCGCCGTTGGCCTCACGACTACGCCCGGTTCGGTGATGAACAACTGGGGCTATTCAAAGCTGACACGTGGTGATTACCCCGAAGCGGAACGCCTCTTTTCGGATGCGATCCGTCAGGATGGTGAGCTGTTTACGGCCAAGAATAACCTGATCCTCGCCCGTGCGGCGCAACGGGACTACACCTTGCCCGTGATCCCGATGGACCAGACAGAGCGTGCGCAGTTGCTGCACACCATGGCACTTTCGGCGATCAAGCAAGGCGACGTACAGACGGGCAAGGCCCTGCTGCGTGAGGCGATTGACACGCATCCCCAGCACTTTGAGGCTGCGGTCCGGTCCCTGCGCGCTCTCGAAGACGGCTAA
- a CDS encoding tetratricopeptide repeat protein: MISRFRRGSLRVLVLSTTIGLAACSTGGFSAAGDQVYAPGVNTRAEAVDGIEVGHRLIAARQFELAIKSFNRAALETGIDVDVLSGLGSANLGLGRLGQAEDLLRRAVKADEAEPEVWNNLGVVLMERGKTQEAEQVFKRAYALDNGESDAIRDNLRLALAKSENSGTEVIDDENYKLVRRGRGDYLISDPL, encoded by the coding sequence ATGATATCACGTTTCAGGCGCGGCAGTCTCCGCGTTCTGGTTCTTAGCACGACAATCGGATTGGCCGCCTGCTCTACGGGCGGCTTTTCTGCGGCTGGCGATCAGGTTTATGCGCCGGGCGTCAATACACGCGCCGAAGCTGTGGACGGGATCGAAGTCGGTCATCGCCTGATCGCTGCACGTCAGTTCGAATTGGCAATCAAATCCTTCAACCGCGCGGCGCTGGAGACCGGTATCGACGTTGATGTGTTGTCGGGACTTGGCAGTGCCAATCTGGGATTGGGCCGTCTGGGCCAGGCCGAAGACCTGTTGCGCCGTGCCGTCAAAGCGGATGAGGCCGAGCCGGAAGTCTGGAATAATCTCGGCGTTGTGCTGATGGAACGCGGCAAAACCCAAGAAGCAGAGCAGGTTTTCAAGCGGGCCTATGCGCTGGACAATGGCGAAAGTGACGCAATCCGCGACAATCTTCGCTTAGCACTCGCAAAATCCGAAAATTCTGGTACAGAAGTCATTGACGACGAAAATTATAAGTTGGTGCGGCGCGGCAGGGGCGATTACCTGATCAGTGACCCACTGTAA
- a CDS encoding type II secretion system F family protein, which produces MQFLSSINEQISEVLGPMGLIIIVGVVGLMLVVATVIMMLRQPEDPLAKLKRASTIGPGDDGKTKLRQAGGNQQLEKFAKFLEPEDVAELSAKQLMLRQAGYQGRDAVRVFYFAQMALGILGLIAGVIYVNFLGGGEGLTTQKTMMYTVGPGGIGYFLPKYWVTRRVEARKEEITRGFPDALDMMLVCVEAGQSLDQCIVRVSNELRASYKALADEFEVVAYEMKAGKDKITVLNDMGERCGVQDVSSFVTVLVQSAAFGTSISDALRVYAAEMRDKRVMRAEEAANKLPTKMTLATMMLTVPPLLIILVGPSVHGITELGNMSGPGGQ; this is translated from the coding sequence ATGCAATTCCTTAGCTCGATCAACGAACAAATCTCTGAGGTTCTGGGACCTATGGGATTGATCATCATCGTTGGTGTGGTCGGTCTGATGCTGGTGGTGGCGACCGTCATCATGATGCTGCGTCAACCGGAAGACCCGCTCGCCAAGCTCAAGCGGGCGTCGACTATCGGCCCCGGCGATGATGGTAAAACAAAGCTGCGTCAGGCTGGCGGTAACCAGCAATTAGAGAAATTCGCAAAATTTCTAGAGCCTGAAGACGTTGCAGAGCTTTCTGCCAAGCAGTTGATGCTGCGGCAGGCCGGTTATCAGGGCCGGGATGCTGTGCGTGTTTTCTATTTTGCGCAGATGGCCCTCGGTATCCTCGGCCTTATCGCCGGTGTGATCTATGTGAACTTTTTGGGCGGTGGCGAAGGGCTGACCACTCAAAAGACCATGATGTACACAGTTGGCCCTGGTGGCATCGGCTACTTTCTTCCCAAATACTGGGTGACGCGCCGCGTCGAGGCCAGAAAAGAAGAGATTACCCGTGGTTTTCCCGACGCGCTCGACATGATGCTGGTCTGCGTTGAAGCAGGTCAATCACTCGATCAATGTATTGTGCGTGTCTCTAACGAGCTGCGTGCATCTTACAAAGCGTTGGCAGATGAATTCGAAGTCGTAGCGTATGAGATGAAAGCCGGTAAGGACAAGATTACCGTTCTTAATGACATGGGCGAGCGTTGCGGCGTGCAGGATGTCTCATCGTTTGTGACTGTTTTGGTGCAGTCGGCTGCCTTCGGTACGTCAATCTCTGATGCGCTTCGGGTCTACGCTGCAGAAATGCGTGACAAGCGCGTGATGCGGGCGGAAGAAGCCGCAAACAAGTTGCCAACCAAGATGACACTTGCCACTATGATGCTCACGGTGCCGCCGCTGCTGATCATTCTGGTCGGACCATCGGTGCATGGCATCACGGAATTGGGCAATATGTCAGGACCGGGTGGGCAATGA